The Humidesulfovibrio mexicanus DNA segment GCGGTAGTTCCCCGTGCCGTTTTCAATGCGCGCGAAGCGGCGGCGGAAATCGCGGTGGACCATGGTCAAAAGCACCATGTTCTTGATGGAGAGGTACAACGCCACCACGGACAGACCGATGAGCACATGCCCAGCAGGACCGACGAGTTGCAGAAATTCCAGGATCATGCGGGTTCCTCCGCCAAGGCCTTCTCCTGTGCGTCAAGGAGCAGGGTTTCCCCGGCCTTTGCGCTGCACCGGCCGGTCATGTGGTCCACCTGGACCATGAACAGGGGACTGGCTTCCTTGCCGAGGAAGCGCTCCGCCGCAGCGCTGAAATCTTGCCCCAGCACCAGGCCGAGCTTGGCCCAGCCTCGCACGAGCAGGGCGTCATCCGCGACGAAACGGCCCCGGCCGAAGCAGCTCACCCCGGCCCAGCCCCTGACGCCGTCCCAGGTGGCGGTATATTTGAGCAGCACCTTGTCGTTGCGTCCCACGTTCCGGAAGGTTCCGCCACGCGGGCTGATCATGAAACAGATCGTGCCGTCCAGCCGGAAGGGGGTCGCCTCTATGGCGTAGGGCGCTCCGGACTCGTCCACGGTGCAGATGGTGGCCCATTTGGCCCGCTCCACCAGTCCGCGCATCTCTTCTTCGCGCATGGGCCTCATTGTGCGCCCTCCTTGGCGTCCGCTGTTTCCGCAAGAACGTTCGCGGCAACGCGAAACGCCTGCGCCGCGGCAAGGCGATCGGCCTCATCCGGGTGCGTTCTGGCGGTCTCTATGCGTGCCGTGCGCTCCGGGGTCATGGGGTGGTGCGCATTCATGGCCGAAACAACGGCCGGGTCGATTTTTCCCAGGCAGAGGAATTCGCAGAGGATCTCGTTGTCCGAGAGGCGCGCGCGGGCATCGGCCAGTACGCCCCGGCCGTGGTCGGAGTCCGGGTTGGCCCCCATGGTGCCGAAGAAACCCACCTTGTGGCCGTTGACGCGCGCCATGTACCCCAAGGCCTTGTCGTCCGGGCGCCCCTTGTCCACCCAGAACCCCAGGGCGATGAAGGTGAAGCCGTCCGGCGGCGGGGCGCTTTCAACGGGATGAAGCTCCGCGCCGCCGGGCATGACGGCGTGAAGCGCGTCGCGCACGGCCTCGGCCACGCAGCGGGTGTTGCCCGTGCGGCTGGAATAGACCACAAGCGCCTTCATTGCGCGCCTCCGGTCGAAGGCTCGTAGCGGGCGCGAAGGGCGAGGAAGCCTGTGCGCACAGAGTCCAGGATGGCGCGGCGCTCGTCGCGGCCCGCATACACCGAGAACAGAATGCCGCCCGCGGCATCGAAGAACTGGACGCTGTGGCTTTCAAGCCCGAAGAACGGCTTGGACACCAGCCAGATTTGGGCCACCGTGTCGGCGAAGATGTGGCCGCCCAAGGGGCTGTTCTTGTCCAGCAGGTTGAACATGCCGTGGGCGGCGCGGCCTTTGGGCAGCCGACAGGGCACCTCCACGATGACGCCCGGGTTCACGGCGATGAAGGTGACCTTCTCCCAGCCGCACATTACTTCCCAGATGGTTTCGAAGTCCTGCGCCCGGGCCTCCACGCGCATGTCCTCGGGCAGGCTGCGGATGATCTCCGCCTCGCTGACGCCAAGTTCCTCGGCCAGGCCGCGCGGCATGAGGCTGGGGTTCTCGCGCACGCGGGCGCGCACCGTTTCCGTTATCTGTTCGCTGGGCATCAGGCGGCCTCCTTGGTCGTGTTGCTGTTGTGGGCGAGGGGCAGGCGCAGGGCGCAGTGGCACACCCGCCCGAGAAGTTCGAGATCGTGCGAGATGAGCACGACGCAGCAGCCGGCCTCCGCTCTGGCGCGCAGCCGGGCGGCGATGAGCCCCATGTTGGCACCGTCCAGTCCGCTTGTGGGCTCGTCGAGAATGAGCAGGTCCGGTTCCTTGGCCTCTCCGCAGGCCACCACCAAGCGTTGCCGCTCCCCGCCGGAGAGCGATTGCGGGTGCCTGTCGGCCAGGCCGTCCAGACCGTACAGCCGCAGCAGTTCCTGCACGCGCTGGCGCCGCTCGGCCTCGCCGCCGCAAGCGGAAGCCCCCCCGGCCGCGCGCATGGCCGAGTGCACCTCATCGGCCACGCTGCGCATGTGCAGCTGGTGGTCGGTGTTCTGCAGCACAATGCCCGAACGCCGCAGCAGGTTGGACGGGCGGACCCGCTCGCCCTGCGCGGAGAATCGCGCGCCCTTGGCCGCAGTCAGTCCGGTCAGCAGCATGGCCAGGGTGGTCTTGCCCGCGCCATTGGGGCCAAGCAGGCCCACCACGCGCCCGGCGGGCAGGCGCAAAGAGGCGTTTTGGAACAGCGGGGCTCCCGCGCCGTAGCCGAAGCTGAGGGCGTCGGCCTCCAGGCTGTCCGCCAGCCCGGACCGGACATCCTCCAGCGCGGGCAGGCCGCAGCGCGGATCGTCCACGCTGCTTTGGCGCAGGCCGTGGCGTGCGCGCAGTTCCGCATCGTCGAGCATTTCGAAGGGGCCCTCCGCCACCACGGCGCCGCGCTCCATGACCAGCACGCGGTCGGCCACGCCCCGCAGCCAGTAGAGCCGGTGGTCCGAAACCAGCACC contains these protein-coding regions:
- a CDS encoding ABC transporter ATP-binding protein, giving the protein MIRFENVCFTYPFRPEPAVSNVSLRVRPGEVVLVTGASGCGKSTLVRLANGFARQHFQGRVSGRVLIGGRDNAERSVSDIARDLGTLLQEPEAQFFTLAVADELAVGHEWRGLDPGRITERIAQAAAEFGLSALLEQSTLSLSEGQKQKVALASILTMEPRALVLDEPTANLDPESTDDLARKLVELKAKGLAVLVSDHRLYWLRGVADRVLVMERGAVVAEGPFEMLDDAELRARHGLRQSSVDDPRCGLPALEDVRSGLADSLEADALSFGYGAGAPLFQNASLRLPAGRVVGLLGPNGAGKTTLAMLLTGLTAAKGARFSAQGERVRPSNLLRRSGIVLQNTDHQLHMRSVADEVHSAMRAAGGASACGGEAERRQRVQELLRLYGLDGLADRHPQSLSGGERQRLVVACGEAKEPDLLILDEPTSGLDGANMGLIAARLRARAEAGCCVVLISHDLELLGRVCHCALRLPLAHNSNTTKEAA
- a CDS encoding pyridoxamine 5'-phosphate oxidase family protein — translated: MRPMREEEMRGLVERAKWATICTVDESGAPYAIEATPFRLDGTICFMISPRGGTFRNVGRNDKVLLKYTATWDGVRGWAGVSCFGRGRFVADDALLVRGWAKLGLVLGQDFSAAAERFLGKEASPLFMVQVDHMTGRCSAKAGETLLLDAQEKALAEEPA
- a CDS encoding flavodoxin family protein — encoded protein: MKALVVYSSRTGNTRCVAEAVRDALHAVMPGGAELHPVESAPPPDGFTFIALGFWVDKGRPDDKALGYMARVNGHKVGFFGTMGANPDSDHGRGVLADARARLSDNEILCEFLCLGKIDPAVVSAMNAHHPMTPERTARIETARTHPDEADRLAAAQAFRVAANVLAETADAKEGAQ
- the hutX gene encoding heme utilization cystosolic carrier protein HutX, whose product is MPSEQITETVRARVRENPSLMPRGLAEELGVSEAEIIRSLPEDMRVEARAQDFETIWEVMCGWEKVTFIAVNPGVIVEVPCRLPKGRAAHGMFNLLDKNSPLGGHIFADTVAQIWLVSKPFFGLESHSVQFFDAAGGILFSVYAGRDERRAILDSVRTGFLALRARYEPSTGGAQ